GATCACATGAGGAAAAAATAGCGTTGCTTCACTGTATTTGCAGAGATATATGTGGTGCATATATGGcacttctatgtttttttttttttaatttttaaaaagtaaaggcAAAATACACACGGCCAAAAACTGTCAAATTGgtattacattttctaaaaaagtattttatgcattatcaaaaaatattacatagacagaaaaaagaaatgcaacCCACCTCCAGCCGTAAAGACACTTCACCTCTGTTTCACTTTTATAACCCCACTCTCTCTTactgtgtattttcttttattcattctcAACCTCGAGTGAATGTTTATGACAACCCCACCCAGATTTCACTTAATCCGCCCAAGTCCATCTGTTCCTTCGATTCTGCCTCTTTCCATTCTTCCAtttaaatctctctctcccttcGCCTACAACCAGGTTACATTCATCTCCTCCATGTGAGGCTGTTGAATAAAATGGTTCTCTTTAGACTTACACAGTGTCAAGTTCTCCTAAGCACATACATTTGGTCCATTCTATAATCTTTGGAGCTTTACAGAGTACATAGTAATGTCCTGGTCAGCATCCAATactaagaaaattaaatacaatctAGAAATGCTTTCTTTTTCATGAGTTAAGGTATATAGTAGCCTAATGGTTAAATTAATATGTGCTGTTAACCCAGTTGTTGCAGGTTCAGTGCCAATAATAAATGACATCACACTAATGCAGTGTGCCTGCGAGAATTTGCTCGGAATAATTTAGCAATTGCTAAATTATTTTCCGAAATATTTTCTGTGGATAATCGACATGCTCTTGAACAAACACTGTAAAGCTTTTCCTATTTTTTTAAGCCACTTTGAATAAAAATGTctgataattaaatataaatattatattgaaacTGGAACCTgctataacataaataataaagtcACTAGATTGAAGGATatactttttaatgattttgtcacTTTATTCTTAAAttgtgcactttcacgggtaacACCACAGGTTTACCATAgctggttaaataaataaataaatatatccataataaaaaataaaactgtacctATAATTGAAGTCAATATGGTAAAGTATGCTTTcttcacacatttttcacatttttaaatttcaataaattatGATGCTTTTGCTTATCTTCCAATACCTTCTTCATTGACAGAATAACAGTATAATTCTGACAGAATCAGGATCAAAACAACagtctgaaataaataaataaataagtaaataaataaatactccactaataaaaataaatgtctgatGAATATACATCTTAATAAACCATTTTATACAGAAAGAACAAGTTTTATCCTTCTCTTCATTAGTCCTCTCATATTGTTAATTTACTGCAATAAACAATTCCCAACAAACATTGTGCATGATCGTCACTTGCTGCCTTCAGCAGATTTGTTTTGATATTGACCAGAGAACAGATCCATTCCAAGCTAAACAACATACtccaacaaacaacaataaatcaataaatgttttaaaaagtgatgtGGTCAAGTATTAGAACCCTCAAATTTTTGGTACAACCCATACCTCTTCATATGACATAACCaactaatgcattaaaatgtttatgaCTGGAATGTCTCTCATCATAAGTGACTACAAGccatatgcatatgcataattCTATGTGTTATACAGAATGATGCTTAAGAAAACCTTTGAcagtgatgaaaaaaacaaacaaacaaacaaacaaacaaaaaaataactcaaTGGGTCTATGTCTAAGTCTCTTACTTGGTACCTTCCTTGGTTATTTTGGGAATTTTTGGGTAGGTTTGGGAATATActattcaaagatttgtttggggtcagtaagatttttttaatgacattttgaaagaagtctcttatgctcaccaaggctgcatttattgataaatatttcttatatgaCATTAAGGgaataagaaatattaacatttatcataatcaatgttgaaaacagttttcccccggattctttgatgaataggaagttcaaaagaacagcgttattttaaatggaatggaatacttaatattattacttattattaatacattaatatttatttaaaacagaatctTTTGTGTCAgtgtaagtctttactgtcacttgatcaattaaatgcattaaaaaatgactgaccccaatcttttgaatggcgCTGTATATCAAAAATCTGCTCACTGAGAGACTATTCCAGTAGATATGACAGAGTCCTAAAACTTTATAACACTCTTTATGGATTCTAAAACATCAAtgagaaaacatacaaaattccTGCTTCAATCTCTCAGTCCATAATGTTTGAAAGAATGGAGTATGCATgtcttttttccccaaaacagaaagtatattgttttatatacttaCGGTATACAGTTGCtcattagtatttaaatatttgcacaCATTTATACACGCATAATCACCTAAGATTGATGAAGGGGGAGGGGAAAGGAGAAGGCTAGGGATGAATGGATGCTGGTCGGAGAACTCAAAAAATTGTATTTCCATTTCCAGCAGCCCCAGTGCCCCAAACCAATGGAGGTTGCTGAAGAACTGGAGATTGTGAGGTAACTGTTCCTGTGAGGGACAAAGGACACAACTCACCAGTGAGAGTACCTGCAGTGCTGGGTTGTACCATTCTAGGGCTAGCCATGGAAAAGCCCATGTTGGACATAGTCAAAGCTGAATGGCTTGTATTCTGGGTTGGAGATGCCATATGGGTGACAGGAACCCCGAAGGCTGGGTTTAGGGACAGGCCATTTGAACCGGGGGTCATGgagttaaaactaaaataatttggGTTTGAAGGCTGTGCTGTAGAACCGGCTGCATTGGATATGCTGCCGCCCAATGGCCTGGTCATGCCTGCAGCTGACAAAAAACCTGGGAAAGTTAAGAGTTGAAAGTGCAAACAAAAAGAGATGATGGGTGacggggagggagggagggagggagagagaaaggaagCGGATAGCATATAGAAGCAGGGATAAAGAAGGTTGAAATGGGATCTACATCAACTACGTACAGGTTATGTTCCACATGACTATATGAACTCTGGGCTTGAAAAATACTGCGTCACAAACACTCAAAAAATATACAGCTACTAtacaatgtctctctctctctttctctctctttctcaattgCTCTTATTGTcaatgtctctctctttctctctcagcccTCCTTACCCGGGGCTTTTTGGGTGGGGATGGCGTTGAGAGGGGGCTGTTTAGGTTTGGGCTTGACTGACATAAGAGAGTCCAAGTCCACCAATGAAGCACCTTCTCCGAGGAAGGACGCTGGCTTTTTAGTCTCATCAGCAGTGTCAcctattgataaaaaaaaaataaaaaaaatgtaaggcaaaaatcttaatgaccttGTGCTACTGAAACAAGAGAAAGGCATTTAAATGAGCcttgctttattttatattatacattaccTTGTTAGTTTTGGAGTCAgtaaaaaaatttctaataacagaacacttttattcagcaaggatgcaataaattcattaaaagtgacagtaaagacatttataatgttacaaaagatttttattttaaaataactgctgtaAAGAACAAAATGTTAAGAATAAAATGCGATGAAAGTTAATCACAACAAcagtttgttctttatttttagtgCTAGATATTTAGTGATGTAAAATCTGAAATGGGATAGAACTCAAAGAGGAATTTTAAACAGCAAGATATCTTGTTTATATGTGTCTCAAACAACCTCTTCAATAGATTCAACTACTTGAACATGGCAGACTTTGTGAAATCTCAGCAAGTAGATTAGATGGGAGCTTGAGATTTTACTTCAAAactgacatgaaaacatgaaaagtaagatttaagaaaaacaaacctGTTCCAAAAGTACCATTCTCAGAGGAACTACCCCAAGGATCTGGTCTGCCTCCATCACCGAAAAGGTCATCAGTTGGGGCTGATGGGGTACCCCAGGGGTCAGTCGCAGTTGGGGGTGAAGATGCTGGCAGTAAGTAAtacaatgaatatatatttttttagaattattttttttgacatacaaCAATGCCTTCTCAAAATACTGTTTAATTCATGTTGTAATCTACatttacactgccattcaaaagtttgtggtctgtaagattttataatgtttttaaaagaagtctcttatgctcaccgaggctgcattattattattatttttttaaattaaaaatagtgtaaaaaatgtaatattgtgaaatattactacaattcaaaatatctgtaattgattttagtgtatttaaaaaaataatttattcctgtgatggcaaagctgaattttcagtagccattactccaatcttcagtctcacatgatccttcagaaatcattctaatatgctgatttagttctCAAGAATTACattatcaaatgttaaaaacagctgtacttcttaatatttttgtagattctttgataaataaaaaagatcaaaagaacagcattaatttgaaataaatattttgtaacaattttgtccaatttaatgtattcttgctgaataaaagtataaatttatatatataaaaaaatcttactgaccccaaactttagcaCGGTTGTTAAAGTTCAGTAAATTTTGAAGTAATTCTCAGTCAGACAATAAAAAACTCATTATTAGTGGACACTGAGGTGTGTTGTACCTCTCTGGTTCTTCAGTGCAGTCACTCTCTTACCTGTTGTGCCCCAAGGGTCATCATCTGCTTTTGAACCATCACCAAATGGATCAGATGTAGCTGATGGTGCTTCTAACGGCGCCCCCCAGGGGTCAGAGGATGCAGGTGCTGAATTCTGTATACTATCCGCAGGTGCCCCCCAAGGATCTGACACTGCTGCATCAGAGTCTTTCGCCATTTCAGCTGAAACCCCCCAGGGATCGTTTGCTGACAGGGCTTTATCCTCTGAAAATCCAGCAGAGTCGCCCCATGGGTCATTCGCAGCAGGTGGAGAACTTTTCTCTACATTCGTAGATCCTCCCCAGGGATCACTGGAAGCAGGTGAAGAATCATTATTGGCACTGGCAGCTCCTCCCCATGGATCACTGGATGCAGGTGCAGATCCGTTCGTCCCATCAGCAGATTCACCCCAAGGATCATTGGTAGCTAGACTGGATTCCTTTGAATCATCAGACGGTGGCCCCCAAGGGTCGTTGGTAGCAGGGGCGGATTCGTTGGATGCATCAGATGGGGCTCCCCAGGGGTCCGAGTTGGATGAAGGTGCTGCTGTCGCTGCTTTTTCCCAAAGATCTGGCTCTGTGTCACACTCTTTAGCCTGAATCCACAAATTTCCATTATATCAGCTTGGACAGTCTgataatagttaatagtgagataATGTGTTCATACTCAGCATTTCTCTAATAAAGTTTCCATCTCTCTCACCCGTCTCTCTGCCTCTTTCCTCTCGGCCTCCAGACGTTTCTGCTCCTCCTTCTTCTTGGCCATAGCGGCGGTCAGGTCAGCCACCGATGGGATGTTGTCCAGGGAGGGAAGCCCTGTATATGGCGGGATCTCTGCTTTTTCTTTATCTGGTCCTGTAGCGGATGACGCTGAGATaaaatatgagagaaaaaaattaaatcataaataaaaaaaaagagcaaaaaaaaaacaaacaaaaaaaacactaccattcaaaagtttgtggtgtgaaattaaatatgatgaaaaaaatatatatttttaaaacaataaaagacatttttgatgttacaaaataattaaaaaaaaaaaaaaaaaaaaaaataatatatatatatttgtggggTATTCTGAGTATTCCAAACATCATACTTGGCCAcgtcacttttttgttttgtttaataaattacattttaaaatatattcaaatagaaaacacattttaaattttgctatgatttaataatattagttttaatcaaataataagagcataagagactttgtcaaaaaaaactttgaccaaatttttttgaatggcagtgtatatatttaaaatttctatGTTACAAATGTGAATGCGTGTAAAACAAATAAGGAGACCAAAACACTACAACAAGGCTACAGACTTTTTAAATTAGaaggttcaaaaagaaatacaacagaaGTGagtggttaaagggatactccatcccaaaatgaaaattttgtcattattcacttgcccccatgtcattcctaacccgtaaaagcttagttcgtcttcggaacacaatttaagatattttggatgaaaatcgtgaggcttgagactgtcccatagactgccaaataaataacagtgtcaaggtccaggaaagtatgaaaagcatcgtcagaatagtccatctgccatcagtgattcaaccgtaacgttatgaagcgatgggaatactttttgtacatgaagaaaaacaaaaataatgactttattcaacaattcctctcctctgtgtctctccgaaTCAGCGTAGCATCATTTTGGCAATACTTTCCTGagccttgacactgttatttatttggcagtcttatgggacagtctcaagcctcacgattttcatccaaaatatcttaaactgtgttccgaagacgaactaagcttttacgggttaggaacgacatgggggaaagtgaataatgacaaaaattttcattttgggatggagtaaccctttaatatagtACATTTAACTTGTTTATGTGTTCTGGCAACAATTTGTGTGTGCCACTTTCTTGGTGCTTCTTATGTCCTTTTTGGAGGTTTCCAACTTTCTACCCACTCACATTATATGGAACAGTCTTGACAACCTTGACAAACTTGAGGAAATcatgaaagaattttaattttagggtgcaCTGTctctttaattatatttaacatgCAAAATATGTACAACATatactgaaattaattttaatctgATGCGAACTTTCTGAAGCTTTTTTATGCAAGACATCAGATGTGCAACAAGAATTCAGTTGTGAACAAATGCTCCATGCCTGTTTTCTGTATTGCTCTTGGTTCGTGGTTAGTCTTACCACTAGGAGCCTTTGTCAGCTTGTCTTTTGTCTTCATAGCAAAATCTCTCTCCTCTTTCCGCTTTTCCTCATCCTCAATCAGCACCAACACTATCTTAGCCTTTTCTCTCACATTCACCCCCTACAAAGGGTAAATCCATTAGAGACAAGCTTTCAGACCTTTCTCCTCTATTATTAATGTaaagggtgtaaaaaaaaatattttgcagtacCTGGTCCTTTCCATCCTTGTCTGTGAAGCGGTATTCTGTAAGTGCTTTGAAAATGTGAATGTTCTCCGCACTCTGCTGAGGGATGCGCTCAGACCCCGTT
The Cyprinus carpio isolate SPL01 chromosome A19, ASM1834038v1, whole genome shotgun sequence genome window above contains:
- the LOC109111893 gene encoding epsin-1-like isoform X1, encoding MTHSMLRRQLKNLVQNFSEAEVKVREATSNDPWGPSSSQMADISDLTYNVVACNEILGMLWKRLNDDKNWRHVYKALTLLEYLLKTGSERIPQQSAENIHIFKALTEYRFTDKDGKDQGVNVREKAKIVLVLIEDEEKRKEERDFAMKTKDKLTKAPSASSATGPDKEKAEIPPYTGLPSLDNIPSVADLTAAMAKKKEEQKRLEAERKEAERRAKECDTEPDLWEKAATAAPSSNSDPWGAPSDASNESAPATNDPWGPPSDDSKESSLATNDPWGESADGTNGSAPASSDPWGGAASANNDSSPASSDPWGGSTNVEKSSPPAANDPWGDSAGFSEDKALSANDPWGVSAEMAKDSDAAVSDPWGAPADSIQNSAPASSDPWGAPLEAPSATSDPFGDGSKADDDPWGTTASSPPTATDPWGTPSAPTDDLFGDGGRPDPWGSSSENGTFGTGDTADETKKPASFLGEGASLVDLDSLMSVKPKPKQPPLNAIPTQKAPGFLSAAGMTRPLGGSISNAAGSTAQPSNPNYFSFNSMTPGSNGLSLNPAFGVPVTHMASPTQNTSHSALTMSNMGFSMASPRMVQPSTAGTLTGELCPLSLTGTVTSQSPVLQQPPLVWGTGAAGNGNTIF
- the LOC109111893 gene encoding epsin-1-like isoform X2, encoding MTHSMLRRQLKNLVQNFSEAEVKVREATSNDPWGPSSSQMADISDLTYNVVACNEILGMLWKRLNDDKNWRHVYKALTLLEYLLKTGSERIPQQSAENIHIFKALTEYRFTDKDGKDQGVNVREKAKIVLVLIEDEEKRKEERDFAMKTKDKLTKAPSASSATGPDKEKAEIPPYTGLPSLDNIPSVADLTAAMAKKKEEQKRLEAERKEAERRAKECDTEPDLWEKAATAAPSSNSDPWGAPSDASNESAPATNDPWGPPSDDSKESSLATNDPWGESADGTNGSAPASSDPWGGAASANNDSSPASSDPWGGSTNVEKSSPPAANDPWGDSAGFSEDKALSANDPWGVSAEMAKDSDAAVSDPWGAPADSIQNSAPASSDPWGAPLEAPSATSDPFGDGSKADDDPWGTTASSPPTATDPWGTPSAPTDDLFGDGGRPDPWGSSSENGTFGTGDTADETKKPASFLGEGASLVDLDSLMSVKPKPKQPPLNAIPTQKAPGFLSAAGMTRPLGGSISNAAGSTAQPSNPNYFSFNSMTPGSNGLSLNPAFGVPVTHMASPTQNTSHSALTMSNMGFSMASPRMVQPSTAGTLTGVWGALDRPGETDVPFCQRLTEIMKDYKKIDVGD